The DNA segment CTCGAGGTCCGCGACGGTCGCCTCCTGCACGCTCGCGAGGGCCTCCGCGAAGCTGCCCTTCTCGTTGACGGCGGCGCTGAAGGCGTTGTTGAAGGCGTCGTAGGCGACCGAGACGTTCGGCCCCCAGGTCACCGAGGCCGTCATCTGGTCGATCTCGTCGGCGGTGGCGTAGAAGTCGGTCTGCTCGGGCAGCAGCGCCGGGGCCTGCTGCAGCTCGGGCAGCTCGCGGCCGGAGAGCGCGGCGGGCCAGATGCTGGCGTACTCGATGTACGCCTCGAGGGCCTCGGTCGAGGTGTTCAGCCAGAGCGCGAACTCGCGCGCCTGCTCCGGGTGGTCGGAGCCGGTGGTCACGATCGTGCCGCTGCCGCCCAGGACTCCCGAGCTCGGGTCGGACGGGGTCCACTGCGGGATCGGCACCGCGGCCCACTTCCCGATCGTGTCGGGCGCGTTGTTCTGCAGCAGCGGGGGAGTCCAGACCGCGCCGAGCCAGCTGGCCAGCGTGCCGTCGGCGAGCGCGGCCTGCCACTCCGGAGTGAAGGTCTTGAAGGTCGCGAGGCTGCCGTCGTCGACCAGGCCCTGCCAGTAGTCGGCGACCTTCTGCGAGGCGGGGTCGTCGATCGCGACCGTCCAGGTGCCGTCCTCCTGGCTCCACCACTCGGCGCCGGCCTGCTGGCTGAGCCCGGCGAACAGCTGCGCGTCATTCGCGGGGAAGGTCGCGAGGTACTTCGTCGGGTCCGCGGCGTGCAGGGCCCGGGCGGCGTCGGCGTACTCGTCCCAGGTGGTCGGGACGGCCAGGCCGTTGGCCTCGAAGATGTCGGAGCGGTAGTAAAGGAACATCGGCGCGGTGCCCTGCGGAACGGCGTAGTTCACGTCGTCGAACGTCGTCAGCTCCCAGGCGGGGCCGGCCGTCTCCGCCTCCCGGTCGCCCATGATCGAGGTGACGTCGGAGGCGATCTCGCTCGTGATCAGGTTCGGCAGGTTCTCGTAGGTGGTGTTCGAGAGGTCCGGCAGGGTGCCGGCCTGCTTCGCCGCGCTGAGCTTCGCGACGATCTCCGCGCCGCCGGTCGAGGTGTTGACCTCCACCTGGATGTCGGGGTTCGCCTGGTTCCAGACGTCGACGATCTTCTCGATGTTGGGGGCCCACGACCAGTACTCGAGGGTGACGGGGCCGTCGGCGTCGCCTGTCGCGGCCGGGCTGGTCGCGCCGGTGCAGCCCGACAGGAGGGCGGCGGCGGCGAGGGCGGTCACGGCCGCGAGCGGCCTGCGGAACTTCGTCGTTCTCATCGGTGTCTTCATCCCTGCGTGAATCCTCTGCTGCTCTGCAGAAGGCGCGTCGCGTCGTGGATCCGGGTTTCGTTACCGGTAACGAACTGTGCGACAGGATCACCGTAGAGCGCCGTCCGCGACTCCGCAAGGGTGAATCGTTACCGGTCACGATTCGGGGATCGGAGGGTCAGCGGTCGAGGTTCCGCGGGCTCGCGGATCCCTCAGGCGGGAGGGGCGGTCGACGCGCGCACGACGAGCTCCGGCGCCGGGTAGTCGACGGTGCCCGCCCGGTCGGACTCCTCGACCAGGGCGATCAGCGCCAGCGCGGAGGCGCGGCCCATCGCCGTGAAGTCCTGGCGGACGGTCGTCAGCGGCGGGTGGAAGAACTCCGCCTCGGCGATGTCGTCGAAGCCGACGACGCTGACGTCCTCGGGGATCCGCCGGCCGTTGTCGTGCAGCCAGAGCAGCAGCCCGAGCGCCATCCGGTCGTTCGCCGCGACGACCGCCGTGACGCCGGCCTCCGCGAAGAGCTGCGGAGCGGCCGCGTAGCCGGAGCGGGAGGACCAGTCGCCGTGCACGAGCGGACGGGTGGGCAGCGCCGCCTCGGCCATGCACTGCTGGTAGGTGCGCGCGCGGTCCTGCGCGGAGATCCAGCGCTCGGGGCCGGCGAGGTGCGCGATGCGCTGGTGGCCGAGCTCCAGCAGGTGCGAGACGGCGAGCCGCGTGCCGACCACCGACGAGCCGTCCGTCCGCTCGCCGCCGCGGTCGATGTGGATCGGGATCGGCAGGTCGAGCGTGCGCAGCGCCGCATCGACCTCGTCGGTGGGTGCCGTGGCGAGGATGCCCTCCAGGTCCCGGCTGCCGAGCGCGTCCAGAGCGTCGGCGAGCTCGACGTCGTCCGAGGTGTCGAGGCTGATGATGTCCAGCGAGTAGCCGGCCCGGCGGGCGGCGTCGCTCGCCCCCTGCATCGTCTTGCCCGGACCGGTCCCGGACAGCTCGTGCACCAGTGCCCCGAGCCGGTGCGTGCGCCGGGTGGCGAGCGAGCGGGCGGTGGCGTTGGTCCGGTAGTTCAGCGTCCGCAGCGCCTCCTCGACCCGGACCCGGTTCGCCGGGCGGATGCCGCCGGTCCCCGTCAGGAACCGCGACACCGTCTGATGCGAGACCCCCGCCGCCCGGGCGACGTCGTAGATGGTCGCCGCGCGCTGCTGCCTGTCGGCCATGCTCGTCCCCCGCCGCCTGATCCCGTGTTAGCGGTAACGATAGGGCAGTGGCCGCCCGGGAGGCGGGGAGGAGGACGGGCGGGGCCGAGCCGAGAGCCGCTGAAGCAGGGCTCCTGGTGCGTCCGTCGCGGTCGCTGTCGAAAGCGAGTGTGCAGACCAGCCCTGCAGACGACGGTGGGTCTTGCTCGAGACGCCCGCACACATGCTGGTCGAGTAGCCCCGCAGGCACGTATCGAGACCCACCCACCCCAGCGACGTCGGTGGCGCTCAGGACCCGCTGAGCGCCTCCTCCGCCTCCTCCTCCGCCACGTCCTTCTGCACCGCGAACTGCGTCCGGTGCAGCTCCTCGTAGCGGCCGGCCGCGGCGAGGAGCTCGTCGTGCGTGCCGCGCTCGACGATCGTGCCGTCCTCGATCACGAGGATCAGGTCGGCGCTGCGGATGGTGGAAAGGCGGTGGGCGATCACTATCGCGCTGCGGCCCTCGCTGACACGAGATTTCCTCCCTGCGGTGACCTCTTGCCCAGCGTCCCTGTCCTCGGCGGGGGGTGAGGGCGAACTCCTCCGCCAGCTCCGCAGGTAGCGCTTCTGCGGGCTAACGGGTCATTTCACCGGGTCGAGCCATAGATGGAAGTCAAGATGGGAATTAACTTCCTCTATTACTGTGTTCCGTGAAGCGTCGAGAAGGTCTGCAAGCTCCTGGAATTGAGGTTCTGAATTCATCGGGACGGAGCGGCTGTTATAACCTTCATCGAGAAGAAGGGGAAATGCAGTCAATATCGTTTTCAGGTCGTGATTGACGACACTGAGAAGTACCAATATTCGTTTGACGTGCGATTTGTCTAGCGCTCCGGTACATCGTATTACGCCAGGGTGCCCAAGGTCATGCCGTGTATATAGTCTTCCATCGCGAAGTGACGACCGGACGTCCGATAGTGCAATTTGAACTTCCCGCAGCGGCCCTTCTAACCTAACAGGATCGCGGAACGCGGCCCTGTCAAAGATGTGCCATAGGAATACAGCGGGCTCCGTGTCCCACTTCCAGTGAACGGCGGCCAGCCCAGAATGTCCCGGAAGAGCCGAAACCCGATTGATGGCTTTCGTATACGCAACGTCGGTTTTCCTTCCTAGCGCGATCTCCTCGTAGAAAAACTCCGCGAAAAGTACGGCTGAATCATCGTGAACCTCTCTATTTGCGCCGATGAACCATCCATTTCTCGGAATCAGGTGCGGCGCCCAGTTCGAGGTCTCACATCCGTTGAGGAATATTCCACATATTGAGGAATGCGGGAATAAGAGTGATTGCGTCAGCCTGAAGGGAGAGATCCGCGCCTCTGCGGGAATCCCATCTTCGAGGCGGTAGGCAACCAGCGATCCAGCTTCACCGTGACCGATAAAGTGAAAAACATTCGGCTCGAATTCACTTATGACCGCGGAAAGATCTTCCCAAACCATGTTTAGACAAATTTTGACTTCAAATCCAGGTCGTTTTCCTAGTGTGCTCATGTGCACCAGTTCCTGGTCGATCCCCATTAATTTTGAACCGAGGTCCTTTTGGGCCCAGACAAGTATGCGAGTGGAAGGGCGCTCAAAATTCGCTTTCATCATCTTTGCAGCATACTGAATGTTTGTTCACACCTGTCTGTTTCCGTCCTAAATACCACCGACTACGCAAGCAGGGGTAAGAGAGACCCGAGCCAGAAGGTGGCGTGGCTCACTTCGGGTCGTCTAGCGCGAAGCGCAACGTTCCCTCCGAGTTTCCCGACCGCTGCTCCTTCTGACGGGAATAATTCAATAACCCCGAGCCGGATTGACGGCGCTGCGGTGCGCAGGACCCGCTGAGCGCCTCCTCCTCCGCCGCCACGTCCTTCTGCACCGCGAACTGCGTCCGGTGCAGCTCCTCGTAGCGCCCGGCCGCCGCCAGCAGCTCCTCGTGGGTGCCGCGCTCGACGATCGTGCCGTCCTCGATCACGAGGATCAGGTCGGCGCTGCGGATGGTGGAGAGGCGGTGGGCGATCACCATCGCGGTCCGGCCCTCGAGGGCCTCGCTGAGGGCGGCCTGCACCGCGGCCTCCGAGGTGGAGTCGAGCGCCGCCGTCGCCTCGTCGAGGATGACGACGCGCGGCTGGGCGAGCAGGAGCCGCGCGATGGTCAGCCGCTGGCGCTCGCCGCCGGAGAGCCGGTAGCCGCGCTCGCCGACGAGGGTGTCGAGCTGGTCGGGCAGCGAGCGGATGAGCGGCTCGAGTCGCGCACGGCGGAGGGCGTCCCACACCTCGTCGTCGGTCGACTCCGGCCGGGCCAGGCGCAGGTTGGACAGGATCGTCTCGTGGAAGAGGTGGCCGTCCTGCGTCACCATGCCCAGGGTGTGCCGCATCGAGGCGAAGGTCACATCGCGGACATCGGTGCCGGCCAGGCGCACCGCGCCGCTGTCGACGTCGTAGAGGCGCGAGAGCAGCTGCGCGATCGTCGACTTGCCGGCCCCGGACGTGCCGACGAGGGCGACGGTCTGCCCCGGCTCGATCCGGAAGGAGAGGCCGTGCAGCACCTCCTCGCCGCCGCGGGTGTCGAGGACGGCGACCTCCTCGAGGGAGGCGAGCGACACCTTGTCCGCGGACGGGTAGGCGAAGCGGACGTCGTCGAACTCGACCGACACCGGGCCCTCGGGGACGGTGCCCGCGTCGGGCTTCTCCTGGATGAGCGGCTGGAGGTCGAGCACCTCGAAGACGCGCTCGAAGCTGACGACCGCGCTCATGATCTCGACGCGCGCGTTCGCGAGGCTGGTCAGCGGCGCGTAGAGGCGGGTGAGGAGGAGGGCCAGGGTGACCACCGCGCCGGTGTCGAGCTGCCCGCCGAGCGCGAGGACGCCGCCGAGCCCGTAGACGAGCGCGAGGGCGAGCGCGGAGACGAGCGTCAGCGCGGTGACGAAGACCAGCTGCAGCATCGCCGTGCGGACCCCGATGTCGCGGACGCGGGCGGCCCGGACGCGGAACTCCTCCGCCTCCTCGTCGGGCCGGCCGAACAGCTTGACCAGGGTGGCGCCGGGCGCGGAGAAGCGCTCGGTCATCTGCGTGCTCATCGCGGAGTTGTGGTCCGCGGCCTCGCGACGGAGCGCGGCGAGGCGGCTGCCCATCCGGCGCGCGGGGATGAGGAAGATCGGGAGCATGATCACCGCGAGGACGGTGACCAGCCAGGACGTGCTGAGCATGACGATCAGGGTGAGGACCAGCGCCACGACGTTCGTGACGACGCCGGAGAGCGTGCCGCTGAAGGCCTGCTGCGCGCCGATGACGTCGTTGTTGAGCCGGCTGACGAGGGCGCCCGTGCGGGTGCGGGTGAAGAACGCGATCGGCATCTTCTGCACGTGGTTGAAGACGGCGGTGCGCAGGTCGAGGATGACGCCCTCGCCGATGCGCGCCGAGTACCAGCGCGTGACGAGCGAGACCCCGGCGTCGGCGACGGCGACTGCGGCGATGACGACCGCGAGCTGCACGATCGTGCCGACGGCGCCCCGGGCGACGATGGTGTCGACCACCCGCCCGGCGAGCACCGGCGTCGCGACGGCGAGGAACGCCCCGACGACGGAGAGCCCGATGAAGAGGAGGAGGCGGGCGCGGTAGGGGACCGCGAAGGTCATGATGCGGCGCACGGACTCGCGGGAGATGCCGTGCTTGCCGCCCTGGGCGGAGGAGATCCGGTAGAGGGAGCTCCAGGCGACGCCTTCCATGCTCATGTGTGTGGGGTCCTTCTGTGGGGGTGGGGCGAGGGGCGGATTCCGT comes from the Rathayibacter festucae DSM 15932 genome and includes:
- a CDS encoding ABC transporter substrate-binding protein, giving the protein MRTTKFRRPLAAVTALAAAALLSGCTGATSPAATGDADGPVTLEYWSWAPNIEKIVDVWNQANPDIQVEVNTSTGGAEIVAKLSAAKQAGTLPDLSNTTYENLPNLITSEIASDVTSIMGDREAETAGPAWELTTFDDVNYAVPQGTAPMFLYYRSDIFEANGLAVPTTWDEYADAARALHAADPTKYLATFPANDAQLFAGLSQQAGAEWWSQEDGTWTVAIDDPASQKVADYWQGLVDDGSLATFKTFTPEWQAALADGTLASWLGAVWTPPLLQNNAPDTIGKWAAVPIPQWTPSDPSSGVLGGSGTIVTTGSDHPEQAREFALWLNTSTEALEAYIEYASIWPAALSGRELPELQQAPALLPEQTDFYATADEIDQMTASVTWGPNVSVAYDAFNNAFSAAVNEKGSFAEALASVQEATVADLEKSGYDVAGQ
- a CDS encoding LacI family DNA-binding transcriptional regulator, whose product is MADRQQRAATIYDVARAAGVSHQTVSRFLTGTGGIRPANRVRVEEALRTLNYRTNATARSLATRRTHRLGALVHELSGTGPGKTMQGASDAARRAGYSLDIISLDTSDDVELADALDALGSRDLEGILATAPTDEVDAALRTLDLPIPIHIDRGGERTDGSSVVGTRLAVSHLLELGHQRIAHLAGPERWISAQDRARTYQQCMAEAALPTRPLVHGDWSSRSGYAAAPQLFAEAGVTAVVAANDRMALGLLLWLHDNGRRIPEDVSVVGFDDIAEAEFFHPPLTTVRQDFTAMGRASALALIALVEESDRAGTVDYPAPELVVRASTAPPA
- a CDS encoding ABC transporter ATP-binding protein yields the protein MSMEGVAWSSLYRISSAQGGKHGISRESVRRIMTFAVPYRARLLLFIGLSVVGAFLAVATPVLAGRVVDTIVARGAVGTIVQLAVVIAAVAVADAGVSLVTRWYSARIGEGVILDLRTAVFNHVQKMPIAFFTRTRTGALVSRLNNDVIGAQQAFSGTLSGVVTNVVALVLTLIVMLSTSWLVTVLAVIMLPIFLIPARRMGSRLAALRREAADHNSAMSTQMTERFSAPGATLVKLFGRPDEEAEEFRVRAARVRDIGVRTAMLQLVFVTALTLVSALALALVYGLGGVLALGGQLDTGAVVTLALLLTRLYAPLTSLANARVEIMSAVVSFERVFEVLDLQPLIQEKPDAGTVPEGPVSVEFDDVRFAYPSADKVSLASLEEVAVLDTRGGEEVLHGLSFRIEPGQTVALVGTSGAGKSTIAQLLSRLYDVDSGAVRLAGTDVRDVTFASMRHTLGMVTQDGHLFHETILSNLRLARPESTDDEVWDALRRARLEPLIRSLPDQLDTLVGERGYRLSGGERQRLTIARLLLAQPRVVILDEATAALDSTSEAAVQAALSEALEGRTAMVIAHRLSTIRSADLILVIEDGTIVERGTHEELLAAAGRYEELHRTQFAVQKDVAAEEEALSGSCAPQRRQSGSGLLNYSRQKEQRSGNSEGTLRFALDDPK